The nucleotide window CCGCCTGCGCGGTCGAGCTCACCGGCGTGCTGGTCGTCGGGACCCTCTCCCTCGCCGACCCCGAGGCCTTCCCCGACGCCACCGTCTGGTCGGGCTACGGGCAGGGCTACGGCTTCATCCCGCTGGCGCTGCCGGTCCTCGGTCTGCTGTGGCTGCGCCACCTGTCGCAGGCCGACGAGGAGGCAGGCGGGCGGTAGGCCCGGCCCCTGGGAGGGGCCGGGCCCGGCGTCAGAAGTCGCCGCCGCCGAAGTCGCCCCCGCCGTCGAAGTCGCCGCCGCCGCCGTCGAACCCGCCGCCGTCCTCGTAGCCGCCGGCGTCGTAGTCGGCCCCGCCACCGTCGCCGCCGTCGTTGCCGCCGTCGTTGCCGTTGTCGTTGTCGTTGTCGTTGTCGTCGGCCCGCTCGCCGTCCTGGTAGCCGTCGGCGTAGGCCTCCTCGTCGCCGCCGCCGAACAGGCCGCCGTCACCCATGCCGGTGTCGAACAGCGCGTCGGCCACCGCCGAGCCGACGACGAGGCCGCCGATCGTGCCCAGCATGCTGCCGCCGATCATGGAGCCCATCCCCATGCCGCCGCCCATGCCGAAGCCGCCGCCCCGGCCGTAGCCACCGCCCCCGTAGCCCGGGCCGTAGCCGCCCCCGCCGTAGCCGGGGCCGTAGCCGCCGCCACCACCACCGAAGACGCGCTCCAGGGTGCCGGGCTGGCGGATCTCGGCGCGGGTGGCAGCGCGGGCCAGGCTCTGCGCGTCGTCCCCGCGAGGACGCTCGGAGGCCGGGCCGGCGGCGGCGAGCTGCTCGAGCACCTGCTTGCGCTGCTCGGGGGTGAGCTTGCCGAACGCCTCGGCGTGCGCGGCCTCGACCTGGTCCGGCGGCGCGGTGCGCAGCAGGTACCGGTAGCGCTCGATCGCCTGCTCGTCGGCCGAGCGGGCCGGCTGCTGCCCGCCTGCCGGTGCCGTGGGGGCGGGCTGCTGACGGGCGTACCCGTAGCCGCCCTCGGTCTGCTGCCCGGGGCCGTAGGGCGAGCTGCTGCGCTGGCCCCGCCCGAAGAGCCGGTCCAGGAGTCCCATGGCGCGTCCTCTCTCGTGTCCTCGACCCAGCACGAGCGGTCTCGCGCACCAGGCGTCGAGACCCCTACCCAGCCCGACTGCCGACGACGCACCGCCCGAAAGCGCCGCTCAAGGGCGTGGTCGGTGGTACGCAACGCAAAGGGCTCGGTACGCTGGGGCCGTGCCGTCCGACAGACGTCCGGGGGAGTCTGTCCCCGGCCAGGTCCCCCCCGAGGCCGCCGCCGTGCTGGCGAGCGGCCTGCCCGTGGGGTCCGACCCCGCCGAGCGCGACCGGCAGACGTCCCTCGTGGGCGCGGCCGAGGCGGTCGTCACCGGCAGCGACTCCGACCGTGGTGCCCGAGCGGCCCTGCCGGGGGTGCTCTCCGACGTCCCGGTCGCCGTGCTGGTCATCGACCAGACGGCCGGCACCGTCACCTACGCCAACACCGCCGCGATCGAGCTCGCCGGCAACGTGGGCCTCCCCGTCCCGGTCGACGCCTGGGGTGCCGCCGCGGGGCTCACCGACCTGAGCTCGGCCCCGCTGGCCGAGAGCAGCAGCCCGTTGTCGCTGGTGGCCGCCGGGCGCCCGGTGATCGGCGAGGCGGTCCGGCTCTCCCCCCGGCGCAGCTCCGACGAGGGGCGGGCGGCCGCCGCGGCCGAGGAACCCGACCAGGTGCTGTGGGTGACCGGTTTCCCGCTCTCGCAGGACGGCAGCGAGCAGCGCCTGTCGCTGGTGGTCTTCCTGCAGATCGACGAGCCGAACGCCGACGACGACCCCGAGGCCCAGCTGCAGGCGCTGCGGGAGCGTGCCGTCGTCGCCACCGACATCGCGTTCACGATCACCGACCCGCGTCGGGAGGACGACCCCCTGGTCTGGGTCAACCCCTCGTTCAGCCGGATCAGCGGCTACTCCTACGAGGAGAGCGTCGGGCGCAACTGCCGGTTCCTGCAGGGCCCGGCGACCGACCCGGACAGTGTCGACCAGCTGCGCAAGGCGCTGCAGGGCCAGCAGCCGGTCACCACGACGCTGCTGAACTACCGCAAGGACGGCACGGCCTTCTGGAACCAGCTGTCCATCACGCCGGTCTTCGACGGCGAGGGCGAGCTGGTCAGCTTCGTCGGGGTGCAGACCGACGTCACCGAGCGGGTGCGGGTCGAGGACGACCGTCGAGCGGCGTTCGCCGCCGAGCAGGCCGCCCGCCGGGACGCCGAGCAGGCGCACGCCGCCGCCGACGCCGCCCGGGTGCAGGCCGAGCGGGCGCAGAGCCGGCTGGCCCTGATGGCCGAGGCGACCAGCACGCTGAGCGCCACCCTGGACATGGACGACCTGCTGGGCCGGCTGGCCTCGCTGTGCGTGCCGCTGCTGGCCGACTGGGTGTTCGTGACGCTGGTCGACGAGCACGGGGTCGTCTACGGCACCGAGTCCCGGCACCGGGACGGCCGGGCGGCCGAGCTGCAGGAGCTGGCCGAGCTGCACGTGGGCAACCTGCCGGAGACCTCACCGACGCGCCGGTCGCTGACCAGCAGCGAGCCGGTGCTCCAGGCCGAGGTCACCGACGAGTGGACCGCACGGGTCTTCCCGACCGAGCGCACCTCCGAGCTGTTCCGCTCCCTCGGGGGCGCCTCGGTGCTGACCGTGCCGCTGGTCGCGCGGCGCCGGATGCTGGGCGCGATGGCCATGGTCAAGGCCGACCAGCGCAGCCCGTTCAGCACCGAGGACGTCGAGCTCGCCCGCGACCTGTCCCGGCGGGCGGCGATGGCCATGGACAACGTGCGGCTCTACCAGCAGGAGCACTCGGTCGCCGAGACGCTGCAGCGGTCCCTGCTGCCGGAGCTCCCGACCATCCCGGGCATCACCGCGGCGGCCCAGTACCTGAGCGCGTCCAGCAGCGCCGACGTGGGCGGCGACTTCTACGACATGCTGCAGCTGCCCGACGGCAGCGTCGGCATCGCGATCGGCGACGTCGTCGGCCACGACGTCACGGCGGCCGCGGCGATGGGCCACCTGCGCGGGCTGCTGCGTGCCTGCGCCTGGGACGCCGGCGAGGGCGACCCGGGCGAGATCCTGGGCCGGGTCGACCGGCTGGTGCAGGGCCTGCACGTCGCGCCGATGGCGACCATGGTCTACGGCCGCGTGGTGCGGCCGACCGGCCCCGGGGAGCCGTGGCAGATGCAGTTGGCCAACGCCGGCCACCCGCCGCTGCTGCTGCGGCACGTCGACGGCACCGTCGAGGTGCTCGACGGCATCACCGGGCTGCTGATCGGCGTGGACGCCACGCACGCCCGGGCCTCCCGCTCGGTGGGGCTGCCGCCCGGGTCGACGCTGGTCGCCTACACCGACGGGCTGATCGAGCGACCGGGCGAGGACCTCGACCAGGGCCTCGCCTCGCTCGTCACCCGGCTGTCGGTCGCACCGGTCGACGCCTCACCGGTCGAGCTGTGCGTGCACGCCGTCGGCCCGCACCCCGACCGCCGCGACGACGTGGCCGTCATCGCCGTCCGCTTCGCCTGACGGCCCCGCTGCAGGCGCTCGCCGCGAGCTCGCGCAGGGGGGGCGGCGGGGTCCTCGTCACCGCCGTCCGCTTCGCCTGACGGCCCCGCTGCAGGGGCCCGCCGCGAGCTCGCGGGCGGTGGGGCAGCGGGTCCTCCGTCAGGCGCCCGGGTCGAGCAGCGCGGACCGGACGCCGTAGCCGCCGCGGTGGAACAGCAGCGGGGAGCGCGCGGCGTCGGCGCCCAGGCCGAGGACCCGGGCCACCACGATCGTGTGGTCGCCGCCCTCGTACTCGGCCCACAGCTCGCCGTCGATCCAGGCCACGACCCCGTCGAGCACCGGTGAGCCCTGGGCGCTGGGTGCCCAGCCCACCCCGGCGAACTTGTCGGTGCCGGAGCGGGCGAACTGCCCGGACAGCGCCTGCTGGTCGTCGGCCAGCACGTTGACGCAGAACCGGCCGGCCCGGCGCAGCAGTGGCCAGGTGGTCGAGGTGCGCGCGGGGGCGAAGGTGACCAGCGGCGGGTCCAGCGACAGCGAGCTGAACGACTGGCAGGTGAACCCGACCGGCCCGTCGGCGCCGATCGCCGTCACCACGGTCACGCCGGAGGCGAAGTGCCCGAGCACGTCGCGCATCACCCGGGGGTCGATCACCTGGGCGGGGACGTCCGGTTCGGCGGTCACCCGCTGATCCCACCACGCGGCCCGGGCTCCCGCGCCGCCGGCCGCCGGGTGCCGGCCGGCACCCGGCGGTCAGGCGTGCACCGCGTCGTGGAAGGCGATCTCCGCCTCGAGGACGGCGGTGAACCAGCGGTCCAGGTCGGCGTCGTCCACGGCACCGGGATCCAGGACGTCGACGTCGCGCCGCAGTGCGTCGACCTGGCCCAGGAAGACCGGCTCGGCGTGCAGCTGCACCCACGCCTGCAGGTCCGGGTCGCGGGGCGCCGGCTGCGCCGCCGCAGCGGTGCACCAGCGCGCGTACATGGTCTCGGCCGCGAGCATCCCGGTCAGCGCGGCCGGGCGCCCGCCGTCGGCGACCTGCTGCAGGACGACGTCCGAGAGCACCTGGGCCCGCGCGAGCGCGGCCTCCCCGCCGGTCGCCGGGTGCCTCTCCCGCACCCCGGCGAAGTAGTCCC belongs to Modestobacter sp. L9-4 and includes:
- a CDS encoding GAF domain-containing SpoIIE family protein phosphatase, whose protein sequence is MPSDRRPGESVPGQVPPEAAAVLASGLPVGSDPAERDRQTSLVGAAEAVVTGSDSDRGARAALPGVLSDVPVAVLVIDQTAGTVTYANTAAIELAGNVGLPVPVDAWGAAAGLTDLSSAPLAESSSPLSLVAAGRPVIGEAVRLSPRRSSDEGRAAAAAEEPDQVLWVTGFPLSQDGSEQRLSLVVFLQIDEPNADDDPEAQLQALRERAVVATDIAFTITDPRREDDPLVWVNPSFSRISGYSYEESVGRNCRFLQGPATDPDSVDQLRKALQGQQPVTTTLLNYRKDGTAFWNQLSITPVFDGEGELVSFVGVQTDVTERVRVEDDRRAAFAAEQAARRDAEQAHAAADAARVQAERAQSRLALMAEATSTLSATLDMDDLLGRLASLCVPLLADWVFVTLVDEHGVVYGTESRHRDGRAAELQELAELHVGNLPETSPTRRSLTSSEPVLQAEVTDEWTARVFPTERTSELFRSLGGASVLTVPLVARRRMLGAMAMVKADQRSPFSTEDVELARDLSRRAAMAMDNVRLYQQEHSVAETLQRSLLPELPTIPGITAAAQYLSASSSADVGGDFYDMLQLPDGSVGIAIGDVVGHDVTAAAAMGHLRGLLRACAWDAGEGDPGEILGRVDRLVQGLHVAPMATMVYGRVVRPTGPGEPWQMQLANAGHPPLLLRHVDGTVEVLDGITGLLIGVDATHARASRSVGLPPGSTLVAYTDGLIERPGEDLDQGLASLVTRLSVAPVDASPVELCVHAVGPHPDRRDDVAVIAVRFA
- a CDS encoding TenA family protein, encoding MTSRSAALVDRNAALLDRACGIRFVREATDGTLGAGDLARYLLVEEAFVLTASRVLGRVVWESTTWSDLLPSARSLTNLVTEQRDYFAGVRERHPATGGEAALARAQVLSDVVLQQVADGGRPAALTGMLAAETMYARWCTAAAAQPAPRDPDLQAWVQLHAEPVFLGQVDALRRDVDVLDPGAVDDADLDRWFTAVLEAEIAFHDAVHA
- a CDS encoding flavin reductase family protein, encoding MTAEPDVPAQVIDPRVMRDVLGHFASGVTVVTAIGADGPVGFTCQSFSSLSLDPPLVTFAPARTSTTWPLLRRAGRFCVNVLADDQQALSGQFARSGTDKFAGVGWAPSAQGSPVLDGVVAWIDGELWAEYEGGDHTIVVARVLGLGADAARSPLLFHRGGYGVRSALLDPGA